The following coding sequences lie in one Arachis stenosperma cultivar V10309 chromosome 5, arast.V10309.gnm1.PFL2, whole genome shotgun sequence genomic window:
- the LOC130980227 gene encoding proline-rich receptor-like protein kinase PERK9, whose product MSAASPSPAASGDTQPPQQPPPSPPASPAPDTSASPPPLSPTPPLPSTSTTPSQSPPPTTTTPSSPPPTAPPPVQPSPTPSEPPPPASPPASPGNPPPRAPPPTPPQSDPPQSPPPSPPPPSLAPPRSSPPPSNPPPTPPSDPPKSTSPPRQSPPPENSPPPAPSPPTTAAPPPRGSPPPPRSAPPRGSPPPPRSAPPPKTSPPPQPSVPPPANSSPPSPASVPPPRSSPSPASTPPPQNSSPPSTSTSPPPPPTTPSTQPAPSNFPPRSSSSPPAPNQLAPPPASILTPPGNGSQTENSGPTAGGGNGIGTAAIVAISVVAGILLFGIIGVAIWCMIKRKKKKVLSNGGYVMPTTPASSPDSDSSFYKTHSSAPLVQSGSGSDVLYTPSDPGGLGHSRSWFSYEELIKATNGFSTENLLGEGGFGSVYKGYLPDGREIAVKQLKIGGGQGEKEFKAEVEIISRIHHRHLVSLVGYCIQDTRRLLVYDYVPNNTLYFHLHGDGRPVLEWANRVKIAAGAARGIAYLHEDCNPRVIHRDIKSSNILLDYNFEAKVSDFGLAKLALDANTHITTRVMGTFGYVAPEYASSGKLTEKSDVYSFGVVLLELITGRKPVDTSQPLGDESLVEWARPLLSHVLDSGELGILTDPRLEKNYVESEIFCMIEVAASCVRHSAAKRPRMGQVVRAFDSLGASDLTNGLRVGESEAFNSAQLSEEIRLFRRMAFGDQNYSTDFFSKGSSNT is encoded by the exons ATGTCAGCCGCGTCGCCTTCACCGGCAGCTTCTGGCGACACTCAACCGCcacaacaaccaccaccatcaccaccTGCTTCGCCTGCACCTGACACTTCAGCTTCGCCACCGCCGCTGTCGCCGACGCCACCACTACCTTCGACTTCAACCACGCCATCTCAGTCCCCGCCACCAACGACCACAACaccatcttctcctcctccaaCCGCGCCGCCGCCGGTGCAACCGTCACCTACGCCGTCCGAACCACCGCCTCCTGCTTCACCTCCTGCTTCACCTGGAAACCCGCCTCCAAGAGCTCCTCCACCAACCCCGCCGCAATCAGACCCTCCCCAATCGCCACCACCATCTCCGCCACCGCCATCACTGGCCCCACCGAGAAGCTCTCCACCACCATCGAATCCCCCTCCCACGCCTCCATCAGACCCTCCTAAGAGCACATCTCCGCCGCGACAGTCACCGCCACCGGAGAATTCACCACCCCCTGCTCCTTCTCCTCCAACAACAGCCGCGCCGCCACCACGAGGCTCCCCTCCCCCGCCACGGTCTGCACCACCACGGGGCTCCCCTCCCCCGCCACGGTCTGCGCCACCACCAAAAACTTCGCCTCCACCTCAACCATCCGTGCCGCCTCCGGCGAATTCCTCACCCCCAAGTCCCGCATCTGTGCCGCCGCCAAGATCATCGCCATCACCGGCATCAACCCCTCCTCCCCAAAATTCATCTCCTCCTTCGACTTCCAcgtctcctcctcctcctcccacAACACCTAGCACTCAACCGGCTCCTTCAAATTTTCCACCTAGGTCATCATCATCCCCACCAGCGCCAAATCAGTTGGCGCCGCCTCCGGCATCCATTCTTACTCCACCTGGAAACGGATCACAGACAGAGAATTCAGGTCCTACAGCTGGAGGTGGTAATGGAATTGGTACCGCTGCAATAGTGGCTATCAGTGTAGTGGCGGGAATTCTGCTGTTTGGGATCATTGGAGTTGCAATTTGGTGCATgataaagaggaaaaagaaaaaggtgcTGAGCAATGGTGGTTACGTCATGCCAACAACTCCTGCCTCATCTCCTGATTCAG ATTCCTCATTCTATAAGACGCATTCTTCAGCTCCTCTTGTACAAAGCGGCTCTGGCAGTGATGTTTTGTATACACCATCTGATCCTGGTGGACTAGGCCACTCAAGGTCGTGGTTTTCGTATGAAGAATTAATCAAGGCCACAAATGGTTTCTCAACTGAAAATCTCTTAGGCGAAGGTGGATTTGGTTCCGTGTATAAAGGATACCTGCCGGATGGGAGAGAGATAGCAGTCAAACAGCTGAAAATTGGTGGTGGTCAGGGAGAGAAAGAATTCAAAGCTGAAGTCGAGATTATTAGTCGCATACATCATCGTCATCTGGTTTCACTGGTTGGATATTGTATTCAAGATACCAGAAGACTGCTTGTCTATGACTATGTCCCCAATAATACCCTTTATTTTCATCTACATG GGGATGGTAGGCCGGTGTTAGAGTGGGCAAACCGTGTTAAAATTGCAGCTGGTGCAGCTCGAGGGATAGCTTATCTCCATGAAGACT GTAATCCTCGGGTTATTCACAGGGATATCAAGTCATCGAACATTCTTTTAGATTATAACTTCGAAGCTAAA GTTTCAGATTTTGGGCTAGCAAAATTAGCCCTAGATGCAAATACACATATAACCACACGAGTCATGGGAACTTTTGG GTACGTAGCCCCTGAATATGCATCCAGTGGCAAATTGACTGAGAAGTCTGATGTATATTCCTTTGGGGTTGTGCTCTTGGAGCTCATTACTGGGCGGAAGCCAGTAGATACATCTCAACCCTTGGGAGATGAGAGTTTAGTTGAATGG GCTCGACCATTATTGAGTCATGTACTTGATAGTGGGGAGTTGGGGATTTTGACGGATCCAAGGCTAGAAAAGAATTATGTTGAAAGTGAAATTTTCTGTATGATAGAAGTTGCTGCATCTTGCGTTCGACATTCAGCTGCAAAGAGGCCTCGCATGGGACAG GTTGTTAGAGCTTTTGATAGCTTAGGAGCTTCTGACCTAACGAATGGATTGCGAGTTGGAGAAAGCGAGGCTTTTAACTCTGCGCAGCTATCGGAAGAGATAAGATTGTTTAGGAGAATGGCATTTGGTGATCAAAATTATAGCACCGATTTCTTTAGCAAGGGTAGTTCAAATACGTGA